The Solibacillus sp. FSL W7-1436 genome window below encodes:
- a CDS encoding DUF4153 domain-containing protein, with translation MESNNLVIENINRPDVLERMYRKDPKAFAKSFKQAWELNSDSPILHVWNERLNFSEKENTKKSESFQNGFFFMGILAIMAGVCTRIIFHFVEQEAIAPINLAFGVIPFIAAYFVYKHSPKRSVIYSLVAMFLVSGIYLNMLPLNFNDDSIILAYLHFPIFLWVLLGLAYTGNDYLNSRARLAYIKFNLEYGILYASMAVSGMFLALLTLQLFSFIGLNIEDFYFSNIVLFGAAALAVVGVHLVSMNLKLAKNVTPFIAKIFSPLVLITLLVYLVTLLTVGKNPFVDRDFLIAFNGILLGVLAVTIFSITEKDPDDKKSIFDYINFALIVVALIIDSVALSAIMFRLTSYGITPNRLAVLGVNILICANLIWIMISYMRYLQIKSGPNAIQNSVTKFLPVYGLWAAFVIFTFPVIF, from the coding sequence ATGGAGAGTAATAATTTGGTTATTGAAAATATTAATAGGCCCGATGTACTTGAGCGAATGTATAGAAAAGACCCGAAAGCTTTTGCCAAGTCATTCAAACAGGCATGGGAACTAAACTCTGATTCTCCAATTTTGCATGTTTGGAATGAAAGATTGAATTTCAGCGAAAAGGAAAATACTAAAAAGTCTGAGTCATTTCAAAATGGATTTTTCTTCATGGGTATATTAGCGATCATGGCAGGGGTATGTACAAGAATTATATTCCATTTTGTCGAACAGGAAGCTATTGCTCCGATTAATCTGGCATTTGGCGTTATTCCTTTTATTGCTGCCTACTTTGTTTACAAGCATTCTCCTAAAAGAAGTGTCATTTATTCGTTAGTGGCAATGTTCCTCGTTTCAGGAATTTATTTGAATATGCTGCCATTAAATTTCAACGACGACAGCATTATTTTAGCGTATTTACATTTTCCGATTTTCTTATGGGTCCTGTTAGGTCTCGCATATACAGGAAATGATTATTTGAATAGCCGTGCAAGACTAGCTTATATTAAATTTAATTTGGAATATGGGATTCTGTATGCCAGCATGGCAGTTAGCGGGATGTTTCTTGCATTGTTAACGTTGCAGTTATTCAGCTTCATCGGCTTGAACATTGAGGACTTCTATTTTAGCAATATCGTTTTATTTGGAGCAGCGGCACTTGCAGTTGTAGGTGTACATCTCGTATCAATGAATTTGAAGCTTGCCAAAAATGTAACCCCGTTTATAGCAAAAATTTTCAGTCCGTTAGTTTTAATTACATTGCTTGTCTATCTCGTAACACTCCTAACGGTCGGAAAAAATCCATTTGTGGACCGCGATTTCCTGATCGCTTTCAACGGCATACTTCTTGGCGTACTGGCTGTTACAATATTCTCTATCACCGAGAAAGACCCGGACGATAAAAAGAGCATCTTCGACTATATCAATTTCGCTTTAATCGTTGTTGCACTCATCATTGACAGTGTTGCATTATCGGCGATTATGTTCAGACTAACTTCCTATGGTATTACACCAAATCGTCTTGCTGTTTTAGGGGTAAATATACTGATCTGTGCCAATCTGATATGGATTATGATTTCCTATATGCGTTATCTGCAAATCAAATCCGGTCCAAATGCTATCCAAAACTCCGTTACAAAGTTTCTGCCGGTATACGGATTATGGGCAGCTTTCGTTATATTTACTTTTCCTGTAATTTTTTGA
- a CDS encoding S9 family peptidase, protein MNKLAVKQIPHTFQLHGDVRHDEYYWLKDKSNPEVIAYLEKENSYYEEVMKPLKNLTTELYEAMVARIPASETQIPIQRGPYFYYSRLEKEKQYPIYARKRAANRLQLESAAEEITLDENVLANGDDYLSVTVQRYSEDHHHLAYLENRDGTDSYTLFVKDLQSGELLKDTIPNVYIYSSVEWSNCGQFIFYVKLNELQRPYQVWRHEMGTDYTSDELLYEETDVTFNLYINKSRSARFIFIVSQSTTTSEVQIIDADEPAAAPKLFEARREGIEYDVEHWENDLLLLTNENALNFTLLRCSLENFNERTAIISYDENRFIENIYPFKRHIYVTGRENGLEQVWRIEGDTLVQLKWDEAIYSVSLVSGQDYEASEVLVQYESFLTPKTIIRIDIESGEKEILQEAAVTGEYDRGQYVQRQVWATAADGVKVPVLLHYQKNALDNGPAPLILNAYGSYGYSSDPFFSAYRLPILDKGVIMAVAQVRGGSELGRTWYFDGKMQKKRNSFTDFIDAANYLIDQGITTTELIAARGGSAGGLLVGAVANMAGDRFKVIVPEVPFVDIVTTMLDDTIPLTTLEWDEWGNPQKDADYFYMKSYSPYDNVEAKPYPHMYITTGLNDPRVGYWEPAKWVARLRELKTDDNTLVLKTNMGAGHFGASGRFNQLRELAEGYSFILSKFGY, encoded by the coding sequence TTGAATAAACTAGCAGTAAAGCAAATACCTCACACGTTTCAATTACATGGAGATGTTCGCCATGATGAATATTATTGGCTAAAAGATAAATCGAATCCGGAAGTCATTGCATACTTGGAAAAAGAAAACAGCTATTATGAAGAAGTCATGAAGCCGCTCAAAAATTTAACAACTGAACTATACGAAGCAATGGTGGCACGTATCCCTGCTTCAGAAACTCAGATCCCTATTCAGAGAGGGCCATATTTTTATTACTCTCGTTTAGAAAAAGAAAAACAATACCCTATTTATGCAAGAAAACGTGCAGCAAACCGATTGCAATTAGAATCTGCTGCTGAAGAAATCACTTTAGATGAAAATGTACTTGCGAATGGCGATGACTATTTAAGCGTTACCGTACAGCGGTATTCAGAGGATCACCATCATCTTGCGTACTTGGAAAATCGGGATGGTACAGACAGCTATACGCTATTTGTGAAGGATTTGCAAAGTGGTGAGTTGCTGAAAGATACCATTCCAAACGTTTATATATACAGCAGTGTTGAGTGGAGTAACTGCGGACAATTTATCTTTTATGTAAAACTAAATGAATTGCAGCGGCCATACCAGGTTTGGCGTCATGAAATGGGTACTGACTACACATCAGACGAACTTTTATATGAAGAAACAGACGTAACGTTCAATTTATATATTAATAAATCAAGAAGTGCACGCTTTATTTTCATCGTTTCTCAATCTACGACGACATCAGAGGTGCAAATTATCGATGCGGATGAGCCAGCAGCAGCTCCAAAGTTATTTGAAGCGCGTCGTGAAGGAATCGAATACGATGTAGAGCATTGGGAAAATGACCTTTTACTATTAACGAATGAAAATGCATTGAACTTCACATTGCTTCGCTGTTCGCTCGAAAACTTTAATGAGCGTACGGCCATTATTTCATACGATGAAAATCGGTTTATCGAAAATATTTATCCTTTTAAACGCCATATCTATGTAACAGGACGAGAAAATGGCCTGGAACAAGTCTGGCGAATCGAAGGAGATACACTTGTTCAGCTCAAATGGGATGAAGCTATTTATTCGGTTTCACTCGTTTCAGGTCAAGACTATGAAGCTTCGGAAGTTTTAGTGCAATATGAATCCTTTTTAACGCCGAAAACGATAATTCGTATTGATATTGAATCTGGTGAAAAGGAAATATTGCAGGAGGCAGCTGTTACCGGAGAATACGACCGAGGGCAATACGTACAGCGGCAAGTTTGGGCAACAGCAGCTGACGGTGTCAAAGTTCCTGTATTGCTCCACTACCAAAAGAATGCGCTCGACAATGGGCCGGCACCACTTATCTTGAATGCGTATGGCTCCTATGGTTATAGCAGCGACCCATTCTTTAGCGCGTATCGATTGCCCATCCTTGATAAAGGAGTAATCATGGCAGTTGCACAAGTGCGAGGAGGTTCAGAGCTGGGACGTACTTGGTATTTCGACGGGAAAATGCAGAAAAAACGCAATAGCTTTACCGACTTTATTGATGCGGCGAACTATCTGATCGATCAAGGCATTACAACTACTGAACTTATCGCAGCCCGTGGCGGTAGTGCTGGTGGTTTGCTGGTAGGGGCTGTAGCTAATATGGCAGGAGATCGTTTTAAAGTGATTGTTCCGGAAGTGCCGTTTGTAGATATTGTCACGACGATGCTGGATGATACAATTCCATTAACGACTTTAGAATGGGATGAATGGGGTAACCCGCAAAAAGATGCCGATTATTTCTATATGAAATCGTATAGCCCTTATGACAATGTAGAGGCCAAGCCGTACCCCCATATGTATATAACGACAGGGTTGAATGACCCGCGCGTCGGTTATTGGGAGCCGGCGAAATGGGTAGCTCGACTGCGCGAACTAAAAACAGATGACAATACGCTTGTATTAAAAACAAATATGGGTGCAGGCCACTTCGGTGCATCCGGCCGATTCAACCAGCTGCGTGAACTCGCTGAAGGTTACTCGTTTATATTAAGTAAATTCGGTTATTAA
- a CDS encoding helix-turn-helix domain-containing protein, which produces MAIIINIDVMLAKRKMSVTELSEKVGITMANLSILKNGKAKAIRLTTLEAICKALDCQPGDILEYKSDEEY; this is translated from the coding sequence ATGGCAATTATAATTAATATTGATGTAATGTTGGCAAAAAGAAAAATGAGCGTAACAGAACTTTCGGAAAAGGTTGGGATCACGATGGCTAACCTTTCTATATTGAAGAACGGAAAAGCAAAGGCAATCCGGTTAACAACATTAGAAGCCATATGTAAGGCGCTGGATTGTCAGCCTGGAGATATTTTAGAATACAAAAGTGATGAAGAGTATTAA
- a CDS encoding serine hydrolase domain-containing protein: MLTVLVLCCVPAASAKESIAVPSGIAYAELKEYLDEYASKYIGMTTAGANVLIVKDGEIFLNTTYGFADVENQVKITTDTVFEWGSITKLLVWTSVMQLVEQGKLKLDEDIRTYLPEGFLTKIQYDSPITMLNLMHHNAGWEEKFTDLFYMSPNEIKPLDEMLHITEPFQVHEPGSVVAYSNYGVALAGFIVEQLAAQPFYEYVNEHIFSVLDMKNTTIHPTQEDNTNVATKRDEIYGYIVNNDGEFTISKNERIYIGLYPAGSAIGTITDAAKFMMALMPADGTNSPLFQNNRILNEMLTTSDFYDDGFPRNAHGFWRGLYTVDVLEHAGNTDSFSSNFSFSKDENMGVIVFTNQAGEAGLSYGLPTLLFGEYPAQEDIQTLPNAQELEGSYYMARLPYKGFTKMYSALSIGRFEATDSNSIDAFGMKLEQIAPYLYKSLDDYRVYFHVTLNDGNVKKISMPTSDILPVTQKMRMMNLFSSLAVAFSGLNTLIVLLILFIKKIKKRKNPVRSSVAEKWELLLLFANSLPFINITVLAYRTLNYASYSTLKIHF, from the coding sequence TTGTTAACAGTACTGGTGCTATGTTGCGTACCTGCTGCTTCTGCAAAAGAAAGCATAGCTGTACCATCAGGAATTGCTTATGCCGAGTTAAAGGAATATTTGGATGAATATGCTTCTAAATACATTGGGATGACTACAGCGGGAGCCAATGTACTAATTGTAAAGGACGGAGAAATTTTCCTGAATACGACGTATGGCTTTGCTGATGTTGAAAATCAGGTGAAGATCACAACGGATACTGTATTTGAATGGGGCTCCATCACAAAGCTTCTCGTCTGGACCAGTGTGATGCAGCTAGTGGAACAAGGAAAATTAAAATTAGATGAAGACATTCGCACGTATTTGCCGGAAGGATTTCTGACAAAAATACAATATGATTCCCCTATTACTATGTTGAACCTGATGCACCATAATGCTGGGTGGGAAGAAAAATTTACAGATTTATTTTATATGTCACCAAATGAAATAAAGCCTTTAGATGAAATGCTTCACATTACTGAGCCTTTCCAGGTGCACGAACCTGGAAGTGTCGTTGCCTATTCAAACTATGGTGTAGCACTCGCCGGTTTTATTGTGGAACAGCTCGCAGCACAGCCTTTTTATGAATACGTGAATGAACATATTTTTTCAGTATTAGATATGAAGAACACAACGATTCATCCGACACAGGAAGATAACACGAATGTTGCAACAAAAAGAGATGAAATTTACGGTTATATTGTTAATAATGATGGTGAGTTTACTATTTCGAAAAATGAACGGATTTATATCGGTTTATATCCAGCCGGAAGTGCAATCGGTACAATAACAGATGCTGCTAAATTCATGATGGCACTTATGCCGGCAGACGGAACAAATAGTCCTTTGTTTCAAAACAATCGAATATTAAATGAAATGCTGACGACTAGTGACTTTTATGACGACGGCTTTCCACGAAATGCACATGGTTTTTGGAGAGGATTATATACAGTTGATGTATTGGAACATGCGGGAAATACAGATAGTTTTTCAAGCAATTTTTCTTTCTCCAAAGATGAAAATATGGGCGTAATTGTATTCACGAATCAGGCAGGTGAAGCCGGATTAAGTTATGGTTTGCCTACTCTTCTATTCGGTGAGTATCCTGCTCAAGAAGACATTCAGACATTGCCGAATGCGCAGGAACTTGAAGGAAGTTACTATATGGCAAGGCTGCCTTATAAAGGTTTCACCAAGATGTATAGCGCACTTAGTATTGGTCGTTTTGAAGCGACAGACTCAAACAGTATAGATGCTTTTGGAATGAAACTTGAACAAATTGCTCCGTATTTATATAAATCTTTAGATGATTATCGAGTATATTTTCATGTTACGTTGAATGATGGCAATGTGAAAAAGATTTCAATGCCGACAAGTGATATTCTACCCGTCACTCAAAAAATGAGGATGATGAATCTGTTCAGTAGCTTAGCGGTAGCTTTTAGTGGTCTGAATACACTGATAGTTTTACTAATTTTGTTCATCAAAAAGATAAAAAAACGGAAAAATCCAGTCCGATCTTCTGTTGCAGAAAAATGGGAACTACTACTGCTTTTTGCGAATAGTTTACCTTTTATCAACATAACTGTTTTAGCTTACAGAACATTAAATTATGCTTCTTATTCTACCTTGAAAATTCATTTTTGA
- a CDS encoding ATP-binding cassette domain-containing protein, with product MKINQLIANNIYKLDTVVPVDQSLGIAGLSGSGKTTFCQTIGEESKKRLVSLLPKSEYQYLFPNIMETNFSAIKMEEMPLVLFLGKSSISSNPRSTIGTHTGVFKEIRDVFAKNFDLSPEVFSFNNELGWCSSCKGRGTTKNIECKKCEGKRYNPEVLQKRIDLLNQPHNIADINDLSIESIFALKEVLHIIEEKQHILKNLINMNIGYLTLNRIMGTLSGGELTRLYLAEFMATSENTVIIIDEISVGLDHQTLLKILEQIKQLGYKNQNWLIDHSDTVLNVTGEQVFFGPGSGKYGGKILEESPRPKPINYELNKAIPTEYYHFKELYSRNIQMAEIQIPKNRIVTFTGESGCGKSTLVNECIAKDFLKRYPKDKIVMVGQNRNQSITSRSTVATFLDIKRKITRYSEEIEDIFQRSIEDIIEELPEGDITHKRLSLLIKLGLGYLTLERKTQSLSNGEFQCVHLVSELFANSKNPHTLFIFDEPSKGLSQNILNQFIDSIRAILQDESVSIIMIEHNSYMLKNSDFIVDFGKRKIEPVKHLDVMSHDDYYRGQNSANSIPDQIPSAVNQQNGVHYLKENHIAYFKNAENIYKGGILKSLSSMARLIYGEYESSTIAPVIAIDLERQLYSQYSFLYEMGGVINHIVAAHPTNKDTRSFDFYHQDNHCPSCSGRRVIEKFNFDVVVQDKTVPFWEGLLHPDVMEVLKYYKYSKLEFLFEEIKNELGQDISKSYNDMTEAERDTFLYGYWENSFYDKADKARRTWQGFNQIIGMYMFISKSPIKELMKQSKEMITCPVCKGTVLNHHKQLKYGDTDIREIIKQPLDEVINTLGPLPILDKLKSIVGGDMVLTEDVSLLPRETQVALKLFEIEVASFAQYEVVLQNALPFWDSIKGHIDVIGRNNRVTICDFDNINETRETIIDKYFTNGKYKKLTYVYEAFGYKKLVTQINKIRKSNPCPFCKGKKALSEDGLHDGVSKLTIPCVSCNASGINNEGLKELVEGIQVKIWLAGTVSEIIDNSLYTKAVAEIPIFNRIRELNKKEMMAVYQCLEEKN from the coding sequence ATGAAGATAAATCAACTAATTGCAAACAACATTTATAAATTAGATACAGTAGTGCCAGTCGATCAATCGTTAGGAATTGCTGGTCTTTCCGGATCTGGTAAAACAACTTTTTGTCAAACGATCGGGGAAGAGTCCAAGAAACGGCTAGTTTCATTATTGCCAAAGTCCGAATATCAATATTTATTCCCTAATATAATGGAAACGAATTTTAGTGCTATTAAAATGGAAGAAATGCCGTTAGTACTTTTTCTCGGGAAGTCGTCCATATCCTCCAACCCGCGTTCAACTATTGGTACACATACTGGCGTGTTTAAAGAGATTCGCGATGTTTTCGCTAAAAACTTTGACCTCTCTCCCGAAGTGTTTTCGTTTAACAATGAACTAGGGTGGTGTTCTTCGTGTAAAGGACGCGGTACGACTAAGAACATTGAATGTAAAAAGTGTGAAGGAAAACGCTATAATCCGGAGGTTCTTCAAAAAAGAATCGACTTATTAAATCAACCACATAATATAGCCGATATTAACGACTTAAGTATTGAATCCATTTTTGCATTAAAAGAAGTGTTACATATTATTGAAGAGAAACAACATATTCTTAAAAATCTTATCAATATGAACATTGGTTACTTAACGTTAAATCGTATAATGGGCACATTATCAGGGGGAGAATTAACGCGACTTTACTTGGCTGAATTTATGGCTACAAGTGAAAATACCGTTATTATCATCGATGAAATCTCTGTAGGTCTTGATCATCAAACATTACTGAAAATTTTAGAGCAAATAAAACAACTAGGTTACAAAAATCAAAATTGGCTCATTGATCATTCAGACACAGTGCTCAATGTTACGGGAGAGCAGGTATTTTTCGGGCCAGGCAGCGGAAAATACGGCGGAAAAATTTTAGAAGAATCACCTCGTCCTAAACCAATTAATTATGAACTGAATAAGGCAATACCAACAGAATACTATCATTTTAAGGAGTTATATAGCCGCAATATTCAAATGGCTGAAATTCAGATTCCTAAAAATAGAATTGTTACTTTTACGGGAGAATCCGGATGTGGTAAATCTACACTAGTCAATGAGTGTATAGCTAAGGATTTTCTGAAAAGATATCCAAAAGATAAAATTGTAATGGTCGGACAAAACCGGAACCAATCGATTACAAGCCGATCAACTGTAGCCACTTTTCTGGATATTAAAAGAAAAATAACGAGGTATAGTGAAGAAATTGAGGATATTTTTCAGCGCTCGATCGAAGATATTATTGAGGAATTGCCTGAAGGAGACATTACTCATAAACGCTTGAGCCTGTTAATCAAACTTGGTCTTGGTTATTTGACATTGGAAAGAAAAACCCAGTCTTTATCGAATGGCGAATTCCAATGTGTCCATTTAGTTTCCGAGCTATTTGCTAATTCTAAAAATCCACATACATTATTTATTTTTGATGAGCCTTCAAAAGGTTTGTCGCAAAATATTTTAAATCAATTCATTGATAGTATAAGAGCCATACTTCAAGATGAATCTGTTTCGATCATAATGATTGAACACAATTCATATATGCTGAAAAACTCCGATTTTATCGTTGATTTTGGAAAAAGAAAAATTGAACCAGTCAAACATCTAGATGTAATGAGTCATGATGATTATTATCGCGGGCAAAACAGCGCGAATAGCATCCCGGATCAAATCCCTTCAGCTGTCAACCAACAAAATGGTGTTCATTATTTAAAAGAAAATCATATTGCCTATTTCAAAAATGCAGAAAATATTTACAAAGGCGGAATTCTAAAAAGTTTATCATCAATGGCCCGTTTAATTTATGGTGAATACGAGTCTTCTACAATAGCTCCGGTCATTGCGATTGATCTTGAACGTCAATTATATAGTCAATATAGTTTTCTATATGAAATGGGTGGAGTGATCAATCATATTGTAGCCGCGCATCCAACAAATAAAGATACGAGAAGCTTCGATTTCTATCATCAAGACAACCATTGTCCAAGCTGCTCTGGCCGCCGTGTTATTGAAAAATTTAATTTTGATGTTGTTGTTCAGGACAAGACGGTTCCATTTTGGGAGGGCTTATTACATCCGGACGTCATGGAAGTATTGAAGTATTATAAATACTCGAAATTGGAATTCCTTTTTGAAGAAATCAAGAACGAACTTGGTCAGGATATAAGTAAAAGTTATAACGACATGACAGAAGCTGAAAGGGACACTTTTTTATACGGGTATTGGGAAAACTCTTTCTATGATAAAGCGGATAAGGCACGAAGAACATGGCAAGGTTTTAACCAAATTATCGGGATGTATATGTTTATTTCAAAATCACCTATTAAAGAGCTTATGAAACAGTCGAAAGAAATGATTACATGTCCGGTTTGTAAAGGCACTGTGCTGAATCATCACAAACAGCTTAAGTATGGTGATACAGATATTCGTGAGATTATAAAGCAGCCGCTTGATGAAGTAATAAATACTTTAGGTCCGTTACCGATACTGGACAAATTAAAATCAATTGTTGGCGGAGATATGGTTTTAACTGAAGATGTCTCTTTACTGCCCCGGGAAACCCAAGTGGCACTGAAGTTGTTTGAAATCGAAGTGGCAAGTTTTGCGCAATATGAAGTAGTTCTGCAAAATGCCCTGCCATTTTGGGATAGCATTAAAGGTCATATTGATGTTATCGGTAGAAATAACCGCGTTACCATTTGTGATTTTGACAATATCAATGAAACGAGAGAAACGATCATTGACAAGTACTTTACGAATGGAAAGTACAAAAAACTAACATATGTTTATGAAGCATTCGGTTACAAAAAACTTGTTACGCAAATAAACAAAATCAGGAAAAGCAATCCTTGCCCTTTCTGTAAAGGGAAGAAAGCACTGTCTGAAGATGGACTGCACGATGGGGTCTCAAAGTTAACAATTCCATGTGTAAGCTGTAATGCAAGTGGCATCAATAATGAAGGTTTGAAGGAACTGGTCGAAGGGATACAAGTGAAAATTTGGTTAGCCGGAACAGTAAGTGAAATTATTGATAACAGTCTGTATACAAAAGCTGTTGCAGAAATTCCAATTTTTAATCGAATTCGTGAATTAAATAAAAAAGAGATGATGGCTGTCTACCAATGCCTTGAGGAAAAAAATTAA
- a CDS encoding NADPH:quinone reductase — MKLLKAIRINQFGTTENLVVEQAQIATPAENEVLVNLYAAGVNPSDVYTSTGTYAIKPNLPYTPGLDGAGIVEQVGEQVTNVKAGDRVFIASLPSGKSTGTLAQQIVCESRFVHPIPEHISFEQGAALGIPALTAYRALVGRAKVKSGQTVFIHGASGAVGLQAVQIAKALGVKVIGTASRDSGKQLVKEAGADVVLDHIKEETIETVLDANDGKGPDVIIEFLANENLQTDLHMLAKHGVIVIVGNRGEIEINPRLVMQKECDVRGMVLFNVSAEEHQDLIYGVAKLLETEQLKPVVGYSYPLEQAGKAFDAVINGDHNGKVVVKTQ, encoded by the coding sequence GTGAAGTTATTGAAAGCAATACGTATCAATCAATTTGGAACAACTGAAAATTTAGTAGTGGAGCAAGCTCAGATAGCTACACCAGCTGAAAATGAAGTACTGGTAAACCTTTATGCAGCGGGTGTGAATCCTAGCGATGTTTATACTTCTACAGGTACATATGCGATTAAACCGAACCTGCCATATACGCCAGGCCTGGACGGGGCGGGGATTGTTGAACAAGTTGGAGAACAAGTGACAAACGTTAAAGCCGGAGACCGAGTATTTATCGCGAGTTTGCCGAGTGGTAAGTCGACTGGAACATTAGCACAACAGATTGTTTGTGAAAGCCGCTTCGTTCACCCGATTCCGGAACATATTTCGTTTGAGCAGGGAGCCGCGTTAGGAATCCCGGCACTGACAGCGTACAGAGCATTGGTAGGAAGAGCAAAAGTGAAATCAGGACAAACGGTTTTCATTCACGGAGCAAGTGGTGCAGTAGGTTTACAGGCTGTTCAAATTGCAAAAGCTTTAGGGGTAAAAGTTATTGGTACGGCAAGCCGTGATTCCGGGAAACAATTAGTAAAAGAAGCGGGCGCGGATGTTGTGCTTGATCATATTAAAGAAGAGACAATTGAAACTGTCCTTGATGCCAATGATGGCAAAGGTCCGGATGTCATTATCGAATTTCTTGCAAATGAAAATCTGCAAACCGATTTGCATATGCTAGCCAAGCACGGTGTCATCGTGATCGTCGGAAACCGCGGGGAAATTGAAATTAATCCTAGACTTGTAATGCAAAAAGAATGTGATGTACGTGGAATGGTACTGTTTAATGTGTCTGCAGAAGAACACCAGGATCTGATCTATGGTGTGGCAAAGCTGCTGGAAACAGAACAGCTAAAGCCTGTTGTAGGTTACAGTTATCCATTAGAACAGGCTGGTAAGGCATTTGATGCAGTGATCAATGGGGACCATAACGGGAAAGTAGTTGTAAAAACTCAATAA
- a CDS encoding DUF2975 domain-containing protein yields MEKVTTLFLKVAVVFLGIPVLALCIFLVPELANVASKLLPDFAFVKYFVYIVLDVSAIPYFFALYQAFLLLRYIDSNKAFSNLAVKPLKKIKYCAIVISVLHVLVLPLFYVFAELDDAPGVIFVGLIVPFASLVIAVFAAVLQKLLQEAINIKSENDLTV; encoded by the coding sequence ATGGAAAAAGTAACTACGTTGTTTTTAAAGGTTGCTGTTGTTTTTTTAGGGATTCCTGTTTTGGCGCTATGTATCTTTTTAGTACCTGAGCTGGCGAATGTAGCATCAAAATTGCTTCCGGATTTTGCTTTCGTAAAATATTTTGTTTACATCGTTTTAGATGTTTCGGCAATTCCGTACTTCTTTGCTTTGTACCAGGCTTTCCTGCTTTTACGCTACATCGACAGTAATAAAGCGTTCTCAAATTTAGCTGTGAAACCTTTAAAGAAAATAAAATATTGCGCCATAGTAATCAGTGTTTTACATGTATTAGTTTTGCCGCTGTTTTATGTGTTTGCAGAATTGGATGACGCGCCGGGAGTTATCTTTGTCGGATTAATTGTTCCCTTTGCTTCATTGGTAATTGCAGTTTTTGCCGCTGTTCTTCAAAAACTTTTACAAGAAGCAATCAATATTAAATCTGAAAATGATTTAACGGTCTGA